A genomic stretch from Lathyrus oleraceus cultivar Zhongwan6 chromosome 2, CAAS_Psat_ZW6_1.0, whole genome shotgun sequence includes:
- the LOC127122381 gene encoding uncharacterized protein LOC127122381, whose product MAAHNVQFQEETRNNQKNTTASIKNLEVQMGKIAQQLASSSQAQVDEEKEQLIEVDLVIKENEVVREEVVTPKPVVKEIVIEPKSVVKLPFLTRNKKKGQHEKNFEKFLELFKKLEINILLLEALEQLPTYAKFMKDIISKRRTTDTNPIILTETCSAILQGMKIPIKKKDRGVVTIPCTIGDRSFNKALINLGASVSIMPLYIYKKLGIGVVQDTRMTLQFTDRSVKKPYGIVEVVLVKIDKFVFPVDFVILEMPEDEEIPLILGRPFFGDGRVLDKHRRSNNDAEGL is encoded by the exons ATGGCTGCCCATAATGTtcaatttcaagaagaaacccggaacaatcagaaaaacaccacgGCATCTATAAAGAATCTTGAAGTCCAAATGGGGAAAATCGCTCAGCAACTAGCTTCgagttctcaagcacaag TGGATGAAGAGAAAGAACAATTGATCGAAGTGGACCTCGtgatcaaagaaaatgaagttgttaGGGAAGAAGTGGTAACACCGAAGCCGGTTGTGAAAGAAATAGTCATTGAGCCAAAGTCGGTTGTTAAACTCCCCTTCCTCACTAGAAACAAGAAAAAAGGacaacatgagaaaaactttgaaaaattcttagagttgttcaagaagctGGAGATTAACATTCTGTTGTTGGAGGCACTTGAACAACTGCCTAcgtatgccaagttcatgaaggatatcATTTCAAAGAGGCGTACCACCGACACTAACCCAATTATTCTaaccgaaacttgtagtgctattttgcagggtatgaagattccgaTAAAGAAGAAGGATCGAGGAGTTGTCACTATCCCATGTACTATTGGAGATAGGTCGTTCAACAAAGCTCTTATTAATCTGGGAGCTAGTGTGAGTATCATGCCATTATATATTTACAAGAAGCTTGGTATAGGGGTTgtgcaagataccagaatgacactcCAATTCACCGATCGTTCGGTCAAGAAACCGTATGGCATTGTTGAAGTTGTTCTGGTGAAAATTGATAAGTTTGTATTTCCAGTGGATTTTGTAATTCTtgaaatgccggaagatgaagagatcccTCTCATTCTAGGGAGACCCTTTTTTGGAGACGGGAGGGTGCTTGATAAACATAGAAGAAGTAACAATGACGCTGAAGGTTTATGA
- the LOC127122383 gene encoding uncharacterized protein LOC127122383: protein MDELCNNFKIEHHNSLPYKPKKNDAVETANKNIKKIIHKRVKTYKYCHKILPFALHGYRTSVRNSTGATPFSLVYGTEAVLPIEIKIPSLRVLVETKLEKAEWTVISAEAEESIRQESLPSSTRRRRPSAQENLTRPQRSSRKMDPKL, encoded by the exons ATGGACGAGTTATGCAACAATTTCAAAATCGAACACCATAATTCATTACCCTACAAGCCTAAGAAGAATGACGCAGTAGAAacagctaacaagaatatcaaaaagattaTCCATAAGAGGGTGAAAACCTATAAATATTGCCACAAGATTCTACCTTTCGCATTACACGGTTATAGAACATCGGTCCGCAattcgacaggagcaactccaTTTTCTTTGGTATATGGCACTGAAGCGGTACTTCCTATTGAAATCAAAATTCCCTCTCTGAGAGTCCTGGTGGAAACTAAATTGGAAAAGGCAGAATGG ACAGTTATATCAGCGGAGGctgaagaaagcattcgacaagaaagtttGCCCTCGTCTACTCGAAGAAGGCGACCTAGTGCTCAGGAAAATCTTACCCGTCCACAAAGATCCTCGCGGAAAATGGACCCCAAACTATGA